A stretch of the Apteryx mantelli isolate bAptMan1 chromosome 3, bAptMan1.hap1, whole genome shotgun sequence genome encodes the following:
- the LOC106490389 gene encoding toll-like receptor 2 gives MRILIGKLHFYLISFLFSRANGFLAWRTSRMYAFQFYNYSYLNLSSVSEAQAPKMARVLNFSHNMIEKIAKRDFEGFDALEVLDLAYNQIKDIEPGVFENLLSLVSVNFSFNDKKLDVSGLASGLKLLPTIEVSGGLQLYKYFETSSETALESSVSAKELRLSEGPADQLSVNPRFRRSKRDPRRAEKNVTVSPTAGLRPNFCGTPINGILDLSKSKLSEEELMEKLDADLCQAQLDSILELNISRSNLEMDLLSLFILFLPMKNVRSIDASYNKITINNIDVEAICHFPFHNLFFLNISNNPMNNLDTVCLPSTIKVIDLSFTNISQIPKNFAEKLFNLENMYVQGNHFIYTVSPENTNANQKPAPGTVRINAISLVRNEAGTPIESLPGKVKHLKMSNCSIVELPEWFAGTMKELLLLDLSSNPVSTFPHLPISLQYLDISNSDIKVIPPSFKSLSNLTIFNIQNNKITEMPLEYFPLTLTKCDVSKNKLQVLSLTETLKKLEYLNVSGNLITTLEPTRQLSAITNLDSSHNLIAELPDHFGKSLPTLKYLNLSGNKISFLQSGSLPASLIELDISNNAITTIVEDTFGQLTSLSVLTVQGKHFFCNCDLYWFVNIYIRNPYLQINGRENLRCSFPPDRRGSLVESSNLTLLRCSLGIQMAITACVAILIVLLLTGLCWHFDGVWYLRMGWYWCMAKRKQYEKRPENKPYDAFISYSEHDANWTKENLLEKLETKGFKICYHERDFKPGHPVLGNIFYCIENSHKVLFVLSPSFVNSCWCQYELYFAEHRVLNENQDSLIMIVLEDLPFNSVPQKFSKLRKLLKRKTYLKWSPEQHKQKVFWHQLTAVLKTTNEPFVLRAENGSTEDMYEME, from the coding sequence ATGAGGATCCTTATTGGAAAACTTCATTTCTacctcatttcttttttattcagtAGAGCAAATGGATTCTTAGCTTGGAGAACATCTAGAATGTATGCCTTCCAATTTTATAACTACTCTTATTTAAACCTGTCTTCTGTATCAGAAGCACAAGCTCCAAAAATGGCAAGAGTTCTCAATTTCTCACATAACATGattgaaaaaatagcaaaaagagaCTTTGAAGGTTTTGATGCACTGGAAGTTTTAGACCTTGCCTACAATCAGATAAAGGACATTGAACCTGGTGTGTTTGAGAATTTACTCAGCCTTGTTTCtgtgaatttttcatttaatgatAAGAAACTTGATGTATCTGGTCTTGCATCTGGTCTAAAACTACTACCAACTATAGAAGTCTCGGGGGGTTTACAGCTTTACAAATACTTTGAAACATCATCAGAGACTGCTCTGGAGTCTTCTGTGTCAGCCAAAGAGCTGCGACTTTCTGAAGGTCCAGCCGACCAGCTAAGTGTTAATCCAAGGTTCAGACGAAGTAAACGGGATCCTCgaagagcagagaaaaatgtAACAGTCTCTCCAACAGCTGGGTTAAGACCTAATTTCTGTGGAACACCAATAAATGGAATACTTGATCTGTCAAAGAGtaaactgtctgaggaagaactGATGGAAAAATTGGATGCTGATCTTTGCCAAGCTCAGCTGGACAGTATTTTAGAGCTTAACATTAGTCGCAGCAACCTGGAAATGGATCTTTTATCACTGTTCATCTTGTTTTTACCAATGAAAAATGTACGGTCCATTGATGCTAGTTATAACAAAATAACAATTAACAACATAGATGTTGAAGCGATTTGTCACTTTCCATTCcacaatcttttctttttaaatattagcaACAATCCCATGAACAACTTGGATACAGTCTGTCTGCCTTCAACCATTAAGGTAATTGATTTGTCCTTCACAAACATAAGTCAAATACCCAAAAATTTTGCTGAGAAATTGTTTAACTTGGAAAATATGTATGTTCAAGGAAATCACTTCATATATACTGTAAGTCCAGAAAACACCAATGCAAATCAAAAACCTGCACCTGGAACTGTACGAATTAATGCAATTTCATTAGTTAGAAATGAAGCTGGTACACCCATTGAAAGCCTTCCAGGAAAagtaaaacacttaaaaatgtcCAACTGCTCTATTGTAGAACTTCCAGAATGGTTTGCAGGTACAATGAAAGAATTACTACTTTTGGATCTCAGCAGTAATCCTGTTTCCACATTTCCTCACTTACCTATCTCCCTGCAGTATCTGGACATAAGTAACAGTGATATTAAAGTAATACCACCTAGTTTTAAATCCCTTTCTAACTTAACAATATTTaatattcaaaataataaaattacagaaatgcCTCTTGAATATTTCCCATTAACTTTAACAAAATGTGATGTTAGTAAAAATAAATTGCAGGTTTTGTCATTAACTGAAACCCTAAAGAAACTTGAATATCTTAATGTTTCTGGAAATCTAATAACCACACTGGAACCCACTAGGCAACTTTCTGCAATCACTAATCTAGATAGTAGTCACAATTTAATTGCAGAACTCCCTGATCACTTTGGGAAATCTCTTCCAACACTGAAATATCTTAATTTATCAGGGAATAAGATCTCCTTTCTACAAAGTGGATCTCTCCCAGCTTCTTTGATTGAATTAGATATTAGCAACAATGCCATTACTACTATAGTAGAGGACACTTTTGGCCAGTTAACAAGCTTGAGTGTTTTGACTGTTCAAggtaaacattttttttgtaattgtgaTTTGTACTGGTTTGTGAATATATATATCCGTAATCCGTACTTGCAGATAAATGGAAGAGAAAATCTGAGATGTAGCTTTCCACCGGATAGAAGGGGCTCATTGGTTGAGAGCAGTAATCTAACACTCCTGCGTTGTTCCCTGGGCATTCAAATGGCTATTACAGCTTGTGTTGCCATCCTGATTGTTTTACTGTTAACAGGCTTGTGTTGGCATTTTGACGGAGTGTGGTACCTAAGAATGGGCTGGTACTGGTGTATGGCAAAAAGGAAACAGTATGAGAAGAGGCCAGAAAACAAGCCATATGATGCCTTCATTTCATACAGTGAACATGATGCAAATTGGACCAAAGAGAACCTGTTGGAAAAACTGGAAACCAAGGGGTTCAAGATATGCTACCATGAGAGAGACTTCAAACCAGGGCATCCTGtgcttggcaacattttctactGTATAGAAAACAGCCATAAGGTCCTTTTTGTTCTCTCTCCCAGCTTTGTAAACAGTTGCTGGTGTCAGTATGAACTGTATTTTGCTGAACACCGGGTCCTGAATGAAAATCAAGATTCCCTCATTATGATTGTGTTGGAAGACCTCCCATTCAACAGTGTGCCACAGAAGTTCAGCAAACTCAGGaaactactgaaaagaaaaacctaCTTAAAGTGGAGCCCTGAACAACACAAACAAAAAGTTTTCTGGCATCAGCTAACAGCTGTTTTGAAAACAACCAATGAACCATTTGTTCTGAGAGCAGAAAATGGATCCACTGAAGATATGTATGAGATGGAATGA